The sequence below is a genomic window from Saccopteryx leptura isolate mSacLep1 chromosome 3, mSacLep1_pri_phased_curated, whole genome shotgun sequence.
AaacaagtcatttttttaaataacaaaaacaaaactaaaaacctTTCTGTTTTTATCTTAAAAGTAATACGTAAAGTAATTCtctaaaaaagcaaaatgatacATTGACAATTCCAATGTGGTCAAAATACCATTACTCAGTTCACACAAGCATGTGtatacacacgcacatacacatacacacagtgtcTGGGATGCTAGATTAAAGCATAACATTTTTCCCAGTTTATGGTGTTACACGTCattcaagaaattatttttaattatttcctattttataatttttacatgaCTACCAATTTTGAATAGGTATGTATAAATGTAActtatatagtaaaaaaaaaaggaaaaaaaagactgtaaCATCAAAATAGTTCTTTCTGAGGAGAAATTAGAGaggattttcatatttttatattgtgttatattttaaattatctgcaGTGAACTTATATAACCTCtgtaaactaaaatataaaatatttgaagatctCTTATTTATAATAGAAGCTATAAAGTAATTTTTCTGAGATCTAGtaattttgatattcttagaggaaTATCAATCATCTTTAGATATTTTCATGATTGTTGGTTTTATATTTAGATTTCATTTGAGGGTTAGGCATTCATAGTAATCCTACAAAATTGACACACAGTTTTAACTAAATTAGTAGCAACATTTTTAaactacaataaacattttttcctattttactaTAATTAAAGAATCAGAGCTGAGGAAATAATTAGCTAGGATCTGTTTACTTCTTCTCCTTTACACATGGTTAAAGAACCTTGCTAATGACTTAATGTTattaaagagaggaggagggagggaaggaggagagaagggggagagattaAAGGGGATGAAGGCATTGGGGAAGGAGGGATATAAAGGGAGgtgaaaaaagggggagagggaaaagaagaaaggaggggagaattGCCACTACTTACCATAACCATTTTGCCATCCTTAATTTCTCTTACAAAATTTGTTTCTTTGCCATCCCATTTCTGTACATGAACAAGTTTGTCTCCATCCAGGCTAACAACAGACTGAGAACAACAAAATGCAGAACATAGCAATAGTTACAGATCCAATTTCTGATCTAAAAGTCAAATGAAGTAAATTTTGAAAGATTTGTATAATTGAATAAGTTGTGATCAACTCATTTTTATATCAGTACTATATCCTCTGTTGCTTCTAGGGTCATTACTATGTAAActgtaataatttataatttaattgaaaTGTTACATCTCGATGCAAAGACTtcatatattagaaataaaaattctgaacaaGCGCTTTCAGACTAATCACCCTTCTCCTTTAAGCAAAGCCTTAGAAAGAGATAAGCTATTTAGTCATTCCGAGGTagtcagagagattaaataaaatgCAACCATTCTTTCAAACATACGCtattaaatactttttgaaagacAGGTTTGATATATAAGGCGAAAACACATAGTAAAAAATAGATTCAAGTTTTGAGCTAGAGCAAGTATCCATTGATCAAAACATAACCTACACCTGCTAGAATGTACAATTAACTCTATGTCCTTCTCTATGAATCGAAAAACTGAGAACATTCTCCACCTGAATCCCTCCTTTTAATCCCCTCATGCCACCCTCACCCTGGAGAAGTAGCTTTTTACCTTACAATTCCTGTCATCTGCAGTGGTTTCATCAAACTCTTCTCCCAAATAGAAACTAATATCTGTGTTCTTGAATGTGCTTTGAGTCCTGATCACCACTTTGTCCCCCTCCTGACTGATGATCACTGTTGGCTTAGTCACGTTGCCCACCTGCCTAGTGGCAAAGCCCACACCTGAAATAGCAAAGGGAAGCGATACAGACAGCAGCGACTGTGTATTCCAAAATACCTCACAAAACTGGGAACTGCTTTCTTTCTTTGGAATTCAGGTCCTAAAGTATAAGTTTCGTTAGAGCATGTTTAGCTCATTAATCACGCACTACAACTACTGAGCTATAATAATACATagatgcacaaataagtggaagccgAAGGGAAGACGACAAAGGCACAGAAGCTTCACATCCACTACAGACTATCAAATGTACCATTATCTGGCCCTGGGCAAGAAAGCAAGCAACTGCCACGTTAAAAATCTATTCCCTGCAAAACGCACTGCCTAGCATCTAATTTTAACAGTGTGATCTATCAGTCTTTGTCACttgccaatctaacaggtgaaGAAGAAATCTGCAAGTATCTGAAGCTGTAGATTAaaaagagaacttttttttttaacctacctAGAGCCTTCATGTACTCATCGAAGTTCTGACTGTCAGTCAGCTTCCAGGTAGCACAGAAAGCCTCCACCATCCTTGCCCTTTTCCCGTTAGCTTTGAAAACAGATAcaagagacaggagggagggctTTTGAATGCTTGCAATTCAGAAGACCCCTTTGCACTTCTTCATAGCGGCTCCTACCTTCTTATTTGGAAAGAGGTGGGCAGAAAGCCAAGGACTTAAATCACAAACACACCCCTCCAGTGTCCTTTCCAGGAGGCTGTtgcagggagagggtgggaggggaggctCAAATGAGGTTCCAATTCTCTTTGTGATTGGCTCAGGCCACTGGGTTAGCGGAGTAGGTCAAGTTCCTCCCAGTCCTCACACTGCAGCCTTTCTGCCTGAGAAAGCTCTGGGAGGATTCAatagggctggaggcagggaacgAGAAAATAAGAGAGGGTCTTTCAGGTTCAGCTTGAAAACTTGGCAAAGGCTATTTCAGActgtgaggaaagaaaaaagatgcacAATAGGACATTCAGATTGATTTCCGTTAATGGCAAAGCTGGTTCCACAAATGAGGACACCCCCTTAAAGAAAACCACTGAAATGCCAGGCTTTTCAGACAATGGAGGCTGAATagtgtcttttattttctcttatatttacAGAAAGAGCAAAATACGAGCTAGAGCATGCCAAACTAGGAAAAGAAGCAGGGAAAGTTGTAAACGCCTTCCTTAGATTGAATAGCTAGAAGGCTGTTCTGACTGAGTAGCAGGGGGACACGAACTCATTTTGGCCTCTTCCCAAAACAAATCGAGTGAATTTAAAGATCCCATTGAGCCTTCTGAGAATGTGAGAACCAGACTAAGATGAAAAGGGAACCTAAGGAAGAATATGGTTAGGGTTCACTaatgaagtataaaaataaagaaaagaatgttttttacCCTCCTTCAGCAagttatatgtataatttatgtgGGGAAACTGGACAGATCATTTACTAAGATTTTAAATAACCGGCggtataacacttttttttttttttaaatttttgaggccACAATTACATAAATGTAATCTACATAGAAACTGGGAATTAGCGATGGGAGAGGTTAGGAAGTGGAGGAGCAGTGAGACTCGGAAGAGTTTGGCTTCACTTTGTCCTAGCTCAGGGCACCCCAAGATTGGTAAAATGCCGCGAGGGTTTCAAGTAGAGCATTTAAAGGAGCTCTCGGGACCTCAGCTTCATCCAGCGTTCCTTCCTGCTTTATTAGTGTTGACCGTGGATAAAAAGCAGGTTCCCTTCTTGCTTTTCAGAATGGGGAAATCAGATTTGGCAAgccttgctcttctttttcctcctatTTAAACTTCAGTCCACTCTGCCTTTCAACTTCTGTCCACACCAAGTATAAGAGAAGGCTCAGAACGCATCTTACTCCAACTGCCAGTTCCGTGATTCTACTTTGGGGCTGCAGAAGTATCGCAAGGAGCTCATTCAACATAAACTCAATCTTCCCCACACCTGCTCTTCATCCTGGCTTCCCTAAGTTTGTGAATGGCACTATTGCCCATCAGCTGCATAAACCAGAAAACCTGAAATCATTTCTAACTCTTGACCCTCTGCAATCAAAGTCAGTGTCAAGAACTATCTATTTCACTTCCTGAATATTTTTCCCTATTTTGTCATTCTGCCCTTGTCCCCACAATCACTATCTTAATTCAAGGAACCACTCTCTTTTACTAGATCTATGGCAATAGTCTTGTAACTATTCTTTCTGCAGCTGCTCCTGCTCCCCAGTCTCTTCACTGCACTGAAGCCTAAGGGACCTTGTAAAATACGAATTGGCATTTCCCTGGTGACAGAAGGTGTTGAGCACATTTTCATGCGGTTCTCTGATGTTTGTGTATGCTTTCTGATGAAGTGAGTGTTCcgatattttgttcattttcaattgggttgtttgtctctTTACTGAATTTTACGTCCTTGgtatattttagataaaagtCACTTGTCGAATATAtgttcttcaaagaaaaaaatcttcttttcattttttcaattctGATGATGGTTTCATTGGTGTGTCAAAACTTATCAGGAGTGCACATAACTATGTGCAACAAATTTATATCAATGATGCTAtagtaaaagtatttttaaatatctaaatgtTATCTTGTTCTTCTCCTGTTAAGCTCCAAATGACTTCTTCCTGCTCTCAGGTTAAAGAATAACATTCTTAAAGTTGCCTAATCCAGACCTGCCACTAACAGTGAAGGGCTGGGAGTAAGAATGCAAATAGAGGTTCACGTGCCATATGCCAAACAGAAAAAGCaatgcaggggtctccaaactttttacacagggggccagttcagtgtccctcagaccgttggagggccgccacatacagtgctcctctcactgaccaccaatgaaagaggtgccccttcaggaagtgcggcggggggcggataaatggcctcagggggctgtatgcgGTCCGCggtccgtagtttggggacgcctgcccgtTAAAGGATGCTTACAATCACCTGGGGCCTCAGCCAGGGCTTTAAAAGCCCACCCCTTCACCCTTTCCGATGGCAACCCCGCAGTTGCCTACAGGACTCGGTGTTAACACAGATCTGTGGGGTAGACAGGCAGGAGCTGGTCTGGAACCCAAGGTTTCCAGTCAGTGCCCAGAATCCCCTAAACCTGGGATTAGGACTAAATTCAATTTGGTGTTATGCTGTCAGGAGCCTGAAGATGCCAGAGGCCACCATAAAAAGCCTGAAATAAAACTATTCACACCCTCTGGTATTAATTGAGCGTTTGAACCAAGGCCCTGaagctataaatttttttttttttttttttttttttgtatttttctgaagctggaaacggggagaggcagtcagacagactcccacatgcgcccaaccgggatccacccggcacgcccaccaggggcaacgctctgcccaccagggggcgatgctctgcccctccgggcatcgctctgcacgaccagagccactctagcgcctggggcagaggccaaggagccatccccagcgcccgggccatcttttgctccaatggagccttggctgcgggaggggaagagagagacagagaggaaggaggggaggggggtggagaagcaaatgggcgcttctcctgtgtgccctggccgggaatcgaacctgggtcccccgcacaccaggccgacgctctaccgctgagccaacccaccagccGAAGCTATAAATTTtttacaaactatttttttttgctaaatctAAATGACTAATTCATTTAAGCAACCCATTCTCTATGTTAGAGGTTCTCAAACCAAATGtttaagcattatttttaaatatatttaaaaagcatattttaatatatttaaaagcatatttaaatatatttaaaagcatattttaaatatatgctttTTTCATAGTCCAAAAATGTAAGAGTGTCAAGAGCAGGACTCATGTGATAGACATCTTTATCTTAGCTCTTTGTAGATTGTGGTCctgaaatatttgtttatattcatttctttcttctactctttAGATAAGGAATATGAGCTGATGATATATTTATTCTAACTGAAAGCATATATTTCTATAATTCTGATTCTTtcatactttatataaaatataaaagcccAGCAATTCTgagtcagttttttgttgtgtgttaaTTTAGTAATAAGTGGAAGAAAATATTGCTATACAGATTTCTGTACTACAATTTTTAGGAAAAGTCTATTAACTATTTTATAATTCTCTGAACTGACACATTTAAccttactatttttaattaattattcaaaAACCAAAAGATTTATACCTAAGAATAATTTCTTTCAAACAGTAGGTTATTTGCTCTGATTATTGAAatccattttgttgtttgttttgttttattttattttattttattattttatttttttcatttttctgaagctggaaacagggagagatagtcagacagactcccgcatgcgccctaccgggatccacccggcacgcccaccaggggcgacgctctgcccaccagagggcgatgctctg
It includes:
- the FABP7 gene encoding fatty acid-binding protein, brain, producing the protein MVEAFCATWKLTDSQNFDEYMKALGVGFATRQVGNVTKPTVIISQEGDKVVIRTQSTFKNTDISFYLGEEFDETTADDRNCKSVVSLDGDKLVHVQKWDGKETNFVREIKDGKMVMTLTFGDVVSVRHYEKA